A stretch of Clostridium sp. BJN0001 DNA encodes these proteins:
- the pknB gene encoding Stk1 family PASTA domain-containing Ser/Thr kinase gives MEGIILGDRYELVEKIGEGGMSVVYKAKCHKLNRFDAVKILKKEFADNKEIVEKFKGEATAIAALSDNNIVNILDVGTQDGLNYIVMEYVKGSTLKEVIKKLGKMNYEEAVTVSIQIAKALDCAHRNNIIHRDVKPQNILVSEDGTIKVTDFGIAKSATASTITNTTKIIGSAHYLSPEQARGSFIDCRTDLYSLGVVLYEMVTGVLPFEADTAVTIALKHLQEEPVPPKDINSKIPESLNQLILKAMQKEPSKRYQTAKEMIADLERIKNNPDAIIDEPLDSDSEHTIIMPAVNSSDKDNKLYGNNNENKSDENDYEDDYDDDEDDDDYDDKKSLKKKKLVKIFIGAGIFIALILIGILAFNIFSKPSEEVTVPDNLVGMSFDDAKAELDKIGLVAVQVDSDDSDEEKGTVIQTNPTGGTKVKKNSQVRIVVSSGKTIKMIDLTGQTVKAANTLLEKDNLKISTETEEYSNSVAAGKIISQDPEAGTDITSDTEITVIVSKGPEVKVTRVPDVKGKDQESAENELKNIGLKPSVTTENVEDESKNGIVLKQSATNIEVREGTSINIVVGKYVAPKEEPKETSSDNQDKEDTTKKEDSDKEDTSKTTAKGVDKPKASDSSTNSNIKNN, from the coding sequence ATGGAAGGAATTATTTTAGGTGACAGATATGAGCTTGTTGAAAAAATCGGCGAAGGCGGAATGTCTGTAGTTTATAAGGCAAAGTGTCATAAATTAAATAGATTTGATGCAGTAAAAATATTAAAAAAAGAATTTGCTGATAATAAAGAAATTGTTGAAAAATTTAAAGGAGAAGCAACTGCTATTGCAGCACTCTCTGATAATAATATAGTTAATATTCTTGATGTAGGAACACAGGATGGGCTTAATTATATTGTAATGGAGTATGTAAAAGGTTCAACTTTAAAGGAAGTAATTAAAAAATTAGGCAAGATGAATTATGAAGAAGCGGTTACAGTTTCAATTCAAATAGCAAAAGCACTTGACTGTGCGCATAGAAACAACATTATTCATAGAGATGTAAAACCTCAGAACATTCTTGTATCTGAAGATGGAACTATTAAAGTAACAGATTTTGGAATAGCAAAATCTGCAACTGCATCTACTATTACAAATACAACAAAAATAATAGGCTCAGCACATTATCTTTCTCCAGAACAGGCTAGAGGATCTTTTATAGACTGTAGGACAGATCTATATTCTCTAGGCGTAGTTCTTTATGAAATGGTAACGGGAGTGCTTCCTTTTGAGGCAGATACAGCTGTTACTATTGCACTTAAGCATTTACAGGAAGAACCTGTTCCACCAAAGGATATAAATTCAAAAATACCAGAAAGTCTTAATCAGCTTATTTTAAAAGCGATGCAGAAAGAACCAAGCAAGAGATATCAGACTGCAAAGGAAATGATTGCAGATCTTGAAAGAATAAAAAATAATCCTGATGCTATAATTGATGAACCATTAGATTCAGATAGTGAACATACAATAATAATGCCGGCAGTTAATTCTTCTGATAAAGATAATAAATTATATGGCAACAATAACGAAAATAAATCTGATGAAAATGATTATGAAGATGATTATGATGACGATGAAGATGACGATGATTATGATGATAAAAAATCGCTTAAAAAGAAAAAGCTTGTGAAGATATTTATTGGAGCTGGAATTTTTATTGCATTAATTTTAATTGGTATTTTAGCATTTAATATATTTTCAAAACCTTCCGAAGAAGTCACAGTACCTGATAATTTAGTTGGAATGTCATTTGATGATGCAAAAGCTGAACTTGATAAAATTGGTCTAGTAGCTGTTCAAGTTGATTCAGACGACAGTGATGAAGAAAAGGGAACTGTTATACAAACAAATCCTACAGGCGGTACAAAGGTTAAGAAAAACAGTCAGGTCAGAATTGTTGTAAGTTCAGGGAAAACTATAAAAATGATAGATCTTACAGGTCAGACTGTAAAGGCGGCTAATACGCTTTTAGAGAAAGATAATCTAAAAATATCAACTGAAACAGAAGAATATAGTAATTCTGTAGCGGCTGGAAAGATAATAAGCCAAGATCCTGAAGCAGGAACAGATATTACTTCTGATACAGAGATTACAGTTATAGTAAGTAAGGGACCTGAAGTAAAAGTTACAAGAGTTCCTGATGTTAAAGGTAAAGATCAAGAGTCAGCTGAAAATGAACTTAAAAATATTGGACTAAAACCATCTGTTACAACAGAAAATGTTGAAGATGAGTCAAAAAATGGAATAGTATTGAAACAATCAGCTACCAATATTGAAGTAAGAGAAGGAACTTCAATAAATATTGTAGTTGGAAAATATGTTGCACCTAAAGAAGAACCGAAGGAAACATCTAGTGACAATCAAGATAAGGAAGATACTACTAAAAAAGAAGATAGTGATAAAGAAGACACATCAAAGACGACTGCTAAAGGTGTAGATAAACCTAAAGCAAGTGATTCAAGCACAAATAGTAATATTAAAAATAATTAA
- a CDS encoding Stp1/IreP family PP2C-type Ser/Thr phosphatase has product MTSLLTDIGLKRSLNEDSASYYENENYKIYVVADGMGGHNAGEVASEIASKKIITYVKSNFLKSDPENILKDAIKSANTEIFEYSKTAITLNGMGTTVTACLITKDFIHIANVGDSSCFGIKDGKIRKITKDHSLVQELVDSGSITEEDAVNHPKKNIITRALGTADSVDVDVFPVKQNDYDILLLCSDGLTNELSNSEILDIIYSEDEYDKITQKLVETAKGKGGRDNITVLLFKGEM; this is encoded by the coding sequence ATGACAAGCTTGTTAACTGATATAGGCCTTAAAAGGTCATTAAATGAAGATTCTGCTTCATATTATGAAAATGAAAATTATAAAATTTATGTTGTTGCAGATGGAATGGGCGGACACAATGCTGGAGAAGTTGCGAGTGAAATTGCTTCTAAGAAAATTATTACTTATGTAAAAAGCAATTTCTTAAAATCTGATCCGGAAAATATTTTAAAAGATGCTATAAAATCTGCAAATACAGAAATCTTTGAATATTCTAAGACCGCTATAACACTTAATGGTATGGGCACTACAGTTACAGCATGTCTTATTACAAAAGATTTTATTCATATTGCAAATGTTGGAGATAGTTCATGTTTTGGAATTAAAGATGGAAAAATTAGAAAGATAACAAAAGATCATTCACTTGTTCAAGAACTTGTAGACAGTGGAAGTATTACTGAAGAAGACGCAGTAAATCATCCTAAAAAAAATATTATTACAAGAGCTCTCGGAACTGCTGATAGTGTTGATGTTGATGTATTTCCAGTAAAACAGAATGACTATGATATACTTCTTTTATGTTCAGATGGGCTTACAAATGAGTTAAGTAATTCTGAAATTCTAGATATTATTTATTCTGAGGATGAATATGACAAAATAACACAAAAATTAGTTGAAACTGCTAAAGGAAAAGGTGGAAGAGATAATATAACGGTTCTGTTGTTTAAAGGAGAGATGTAA
- the rsmB gene encoding 16S rRNA (cytosine(967)-C(5))-methyltransferase RsmB, whose amino-acid sequence MNCRNLAVKIINRVVYEKAYSNIILSNELDKSDLEDNDKALLTEIVYGVLRRKKTLDIIISNFVKDIAIMNRDILAILEIAIFQMRFLDKIPEYAAVNEAVESAKAVSAEDSKLVNAVLRNYSKNPDDIVVKGNKIDEIAYKFSFEPWMIRLLIKQYGEEKAKKIMASLNEVPTVTVRVNSLKAEFEDVLDKLIESSVDASEGAICPEAIQIKNGRSVKENPLFSEGLITVQDESAMSVAPLLDLDEDNLTVADLCAAPGTKTTHISEILNNKGTVIACDNHENKLSLIEDNAKRLGIDNIKVLVNDAEKFNPEFVDKFDRILIDVPCSGIGIIRKKPEIKWSKKRKDLREIAVRQKNILENSWKYLKDGGIMIYSTCTLNKEENDDNIDWFLKSHEDSKSVKIFIGRGKNLEYGRNDALTILPSSDMDGFYIAKLQKIAGEK is encoded by the coding sequence ATGAATTGTAGAAATTTAGCTGTAAAAATTATTAATAGAGTAGTATATGAGAAGGCATATTCAAATATCATTTTATCAAATGAACTTGATAAATCAGATTTAGAAGATAATGATAAAGCTCTCTTAACTGAAATTGTATATGGAGTTTTAAGAAGAAAGAAGACACTTGATATAATTATATCTAATTTTGTAAAAGACATTGCTATAATGAATAGAGATATTCTTGCAATTCTTGAAATTGCAATATTCCAAATGAGATTTTTAGATAAAATCCCTGAATATGCAGCTGTAAATGAAGCTGTTGAATCTGCAAAAGCTGTTTCTGCTGAAGACTCAAAGCTTGTAAATGCAGTTTTACGTAATTATAGCAAGAATCCTGATGATATAGTAGTAAAGGGAAATAAGATAGACGAAATTGCATATAAATTTTCTTTTGAACCATGGATGATAAGACTTCTTATAAAACAATATGGAGAAGAAAAAGCCAAAAAGATAATGGCTTCTTTAAATGAAGTTCCAACTGTTACAGTAAGAGTTAATTCACTAAAGGCAGAGTTTGAAGATGTGCTTGATAAACTTATTGAATCTTCAGTAGATGCTTCAGAGGGCGCTATTTGTCCTGAGGCTATTCAAATAAAAAATGGAAGATCAGTTAAAGAGAATCCATTATTTAGTGAAGGTCTTATTACAGTACAAGATGAAAGCGCAATGTCAGTAGCACCTCTTTTAGATTTAGATGAGGATAATTTAACTGTTGCAGATTTATGTGCAGCCCCTGGAACTAAAACAACACATATTTCAGAAATATTAAATAATAAAGGAACAGTAATTGCATGTGATAATCATGAAAATAAGCTTAGTCTTATCGAAGATAATGCTAAAAGATTAGGAATAGATAATATTAAAGTATTAGTCAATGATGCTGAAAAATTCAATCCTGAATTTGTTGATAAATTTGATAGAATACTCATTGATGTTCCATGTTCTGGAATAGGAATAATACGAAAGAAACCTGAAATAAAATGGTCAAAGAAACGTAAAGATCTTAGAGAAATTGCTGTTAGACAGAAAAATATACTTGAAAATTCTTGGAAATATTTAAAAGATGGTGGAATAATGATATATTCTACTTGTACATTAAATAAAGAAGAAAATGATGATAATATAGATTGGTTTTTGAAAAGTCATGAAGATTCAAAAAGTGTAAAGATTTTTATTGGAAGAGGAAAAAATTTGGAATATGGAAGGAACGATGCTCTTACTATACTTCCAAGTAGTGATATGGATGGATTCTATATAGCGAAATTACAAAAAATAGCAGGTGAAAAATGA
- the rpmB gene encoding 50S ribosomal protein L28 has product MARRCEYCDKGVVSGVQFSHSHRQSKRTWAPNIKKVKALVNGTPKTVHVCTRCLRSGKVERAL; this is encoded by the coding sequence ATGGCAAGAAGATGCGAATATTGTGATAAGGGCGTTGTATCAGGAGTACAATTCAGCCATTCACATCGTCAATCAAAGAGAACTTGGGCTCCTAACATAAAGAAAGTAAAAGCTTTAGTTAACGGAACACCAAAAACTGTTCATGTATGTACAAGATGTCTTAGATCTGGAAAGGTTGAAAGAGCATTATAA
- the rlmN gene encoding 23S rRNA (adenine(2503)-C(2))-methyltransferase RlmN: MINILDYSLEELKNWMSKNGEKAFRAKQVMGWIYKKVYNFDDMNNIPKNTKDLLKENFKIAIPEIVEVYESKTDGTKKFLLGFDDGNLIESVLMKYKFGYSICISTQIGCSMGCKFCASTINGKVRNLTSGEILSEIIKVQDYAGERISNVVLMGSGEPLDNYDNVIKFLEIVSSEDSLNIGQRHITLSTCGIVPKMYDLADKKMSIGLAISLHAFSDEKRKEIMPIANKYSIKEIIDACKYFIDETKRRVTFEYALVKDVNDGKEDARSLARLLKGLLCNVNLIPVNEVRENSFKRSSKKQIEEFLEILTSYGINATVRREMGSDINAACGQLRRSYLKKQRGEFYDKLVN; the protein is encoded by the coding sequence ATGATTAATATATTAGATTATTCTTTGGAAGAACTAAAAAATTGGATGTCTAAAAATGGAGAAAAGGCATTTAGAGCAAAACAAGTAATGGGATGGATATATAAAAAAGTTTATAATTTTGATGATATGAATAACATTCCTAAAAATACTAAAGATTTGCTTAAAGAAAATTTTAAAATTGCAATTCCTGAAATTGTTGAAGTATATGAATCTAAAACAGATGGTACTAAAAAATTTCTTTTAGGTTTTGACGATGGAAATCTAATAGAGAGTGTACTTATGAAATATAAATTTGGATATTCAATTTGTATTTCAACTCAGATAGGATGTAGTATGGGATGTAAATTCTGTGCATCAACAATAAATGGAAAAGTAAGAAATCTTACATCTGGTGAAATATTATCAGAAATTATAAAAGTACAGGATTATGCAGGAGAAAGAATTTCAAATGTTGTTCTTATGGGAAGTGGAGAACCACTTGACAATTATGACAATGTTATTAAATTTTTAGAAATTGTATCGAGTGAAGATAGTCTTAATATAGGTCAAAGACATATAACTCTTTCAACATGTGGAATTGTTCCTAAAATGTATGATCTTGCAGATAAAAAGATGAGTATAGGTCTTGCAATATCTCTTCATGCGTTTAGCGATGAAAAAAGGAAAGAGATAATGCCTATAGCAAATAAATATTCTATAAAAGAGATAATAGATGCCTGCAAATATTTTATTGATGAAACTAAAAGAAGAGTTACATTTGAATATGCACTTGTTAAAGATGTAAATGATGGAAAAGAAGATGCAAGATCACTTGCAAGGCTTTTAAAGGGACTTCTATGCAATGTAAATCTTATACCAGTAAATGAAGTGAGAGAAAATAGTTTTAAGAGATCATCTAAAAAGCAAATAGAAGAATTTCTTGAGATATTAACATCTTATGGGATAAATGCTACAGTAAGGCGTGAAATGGGAAGCGATATAAATGCAGCATGTGGGCAACTTAGAAGAAGCTATTTAAAGAAACAAAGAGGTGAATTCTATGACAAGCTTGTTAACTGA
- a CDS encoding Asp23/Gls24 family envelope stress response protein, whose translation MVGFSNENGVINYSEEVLSNLIGLSTMECYGVVGMVSKSATEGLWELMRIENLSKGVKLKLTDEEKLQIELFIMVEYGTKISVIANNVIQKVKYSVENFTGVKVSSITVNVQAVRV comes from the coding sequence ATGGTAGGATTTTCCAATGAAAATGGTGTTATTAATTATTCAGAAGAAGTATTATCTAATCTTATAGGCCTTTCTACTATGGAATGCTATGGTGTTGTAGGAATGGTATCTAAAAGTGCAACAGAAGGCTTATGGGAACTTATGAGAATAGAAAATTTAAGCAAAGGTGTAAAATTAAAGCTTACAGATGAGGAAAAACTTCAAATAGAATTATTTATAATGGTTGAGTACGGAACTAAGATATCTGTTATTGCTAATAATGTAATTCAGAAAGTTAAATATAGTGTTGAAAATTTTACTGGCGTAAAAGTTTCTTCAATAACTGTAAATGTGCAAGCGGTAAGAGTCTAG
- the def gene encoding peptide deformylase produces MALRQIRTYGDNILRKKCREVDKIDDRIKTLVKDMRETMYDADGVGLAGPQVGILKRLFVIDIGQGPLTFINPVIVETSGSQVDEEGCLSLPGRSAKVMRPNYVRARALNENGEEFEIEAEELLARAILHEYDHLNGTLFIDRVKK; encoded by the coding sequence ATGGCATTAAGGCAAATAAGAACATATGGAGATAATATACTTAGAAAAAAGTGTAGAGAAGTAGATAAAATAGATGATAGAATAAAAACTTTAGTTAAAGATATGAGAGAAACAATGTATGATGCAGATGGAGTAGGTCTTGCAGGTCCTCAGGTAGGAATTTTAAAGAGATTATTTGTAATAGATATTGGACAGGGGCCTTTAACATTTATAAATCCTGTAATAGTTGAAACAAGTGGAAGCCAAGTAGATGAAGAAGGATGTTTAAGTCTTCCTGGACGTTCAGCTAAGGTTATGAGACCTAATTATGTAAGAGCAAGAGCATTAAATGAAAATGGTGAAGAATTTGAAATAGAGGCAGAAGAACTTCTAGCAAGAGCAATACTTCACGAATATGATCATTTAAATGGAACATTATTTATAGATAGAGTTAAGAAATAG
- the rsgA gene encoding ribosome small subunit-dependent GTPase A — protein sequence MDGRIIKGIGGFYYIKSKEGIIECKARGKFRHNDIKPIVGDEVEILVQNGKGTIENIKERKNTLIRPAVSNVSQAFVVLASKNPAFSFELLNKFLVLCEYSDIKPVVCINKTDLITEAEKKEIKEKIFNIGYECFFINAKQGKGLEDILKKLKGNTTVLCGPSGVGKSTLINTLTKSSHMETGSISEKLKRGKNTTRHSELIEIEDGYIVDTPGFSTLHIKDIMDKDDLKFAFHEFDEYNDKCKFRGCRHYKEPGCAVKKAVDEKLINKFRYDFYIRILEEIIEEEKNKW from the coding sequence ATGGATGGAAGAATTATAAAAGGAATTGGAGGATTCTATTATATAAAATCAAAAGAAGGTATAATAGAGTGCAAGGCGAGAGGAAAATTTAGACATAATGATATAAAGCCTATCGTTGGAGATGAAGTAGAAATACTTGTTCAAAATGGGAAAGGTACAATTGAAAATATAAAAGAAAGAAAGAATACCTTAATAAGACCAGCTGTGTCAAATGTTTCACAAGCATTTGTCGTTTTAGCATCTAAAAATCCAGCTTTTAGCTTTGAACTATTAAATAAATTTCTAGTCTTATGTGAATATAGTGACATAAAGCCAGTAGTATGTATTAATAAAACTGATCTTATAACAGAAGCTGAAAAGAAAGAAATAAAAGAAAAAATATTTAATATAGGATATGAATGCTTTTTTATAAATGCAAAACAAGGGAAAGGATTAGAAGATATATTAAAAAAATTAAAAGGAAATACAACTGTTTTATGTGGTCCATCAGGTGTTGGAAAGTCTACACTAATAAATACGCTTACTAAATCATCTCATATGGAAACAGGAAGCATAAGTGAAAAGCTAAAGAGAGGTAAAAATACTACAAGGCATAGTGAACTTATAGAAATTGAAGATGGATATATTGTGGATACTCCAGGTTTTTCTACACTTCATATAAAAGATATAATGGACAAAGATGATTTGAAATTTGCATTTCATGAGTTTGATGAATATAATGATAAATGTAAATTTAGAGGATGCAGACATTATAAAGAACCAGGTTGTGCGGTTAAAAAAGCAGTTGATGAAAAGCTTATAAATAAATTTAGATATGATTTTTATATAAGAATATTAGAGGAAATAATAGAGGAGGAAAAAAACAAATGGTAA
- a CDS encoding thiamine diphosphokinase — MTGLIVSGGKKPSECRLKKYIQKIKPEFIIAADKGMEAMNEYNIVPDVIVGDFDSVNPSILNIMSKKVENILKFPPEKDYTDTEIAVIECMKRGISKIYLFGATGTRVDHMLGNIGLILTYKRKGIRIIIVDDNNELYLADNKKMSIKGKFGENIGFHALSDVVKNFKIRGAKYNLDGYDMHLLDPRAICNEFLDTPIEIEFESGELLILKSFD, encoded by the coding sequence GTGACTGGATTAATAGTTTCAGGGGGGAAAAAACCTAGTGAATGTAGACTTAAAAAATATATTCAAAAGATAAAACCAGAATTTATTATAGCGGCAGATAAAGGGATGGAAGCTATGAATGAATATAATATAGTGCCTGATGTTATAGTTGGGGATTTTGATTCTGTTAATCCATCTATTTTAAATATTATGTCAAAAAAAGTTGAAAATATTTTAAAATTTCCTCCAGAGAAGGACTATACTGACACCGAAATAGCAGTTATTGAATGTATGAAACGTGGCATTTCGAAAATTTATCTATTTGGAGCAACTGGAACAAGAGTTGATCATATGCTTGGTAATATAGGACTTATACTTACATATAAAAGAAAAGGTATAAGAATTATAATTGTAGATGACAATAATGAATTATATCTTGCAGATAATAAAAAAATGAGCATTAAAGGTAAATTTGGAGAAAATATAGGGTTTCATGCATTATCTGATGTAGTTAAAAATTTTAAGATAAGAGGAGCAAAATATAATCTTGATGGATATGATATGCATCTTTTAGATCCAAGAGCTATATGTAATGAATTTTTAGATACTCCGATTGAAATAGAATTCGAAAGCGGAGAATTATTAATTTTAAAATCTTTTGATTAA
- the fmt gene encoding methionyl-tRNA formyltransferase: MKIVFMGTADFAVPTLAALIEKHDVLAVITQPDKRKGRGKKISFSPVKEEALKHSSIPVYQPVKIREDKELIENLKKMNPDFIVVVAYGQILTKEILDIPKYVSINLHGSHLPMYRGAAPINWAIIKGEKVTGNTTMVMDEGIDTGDMLLKDEVIIDENMTAGELTDVLKEKGSSLLIDTIEKYSQGNLTPVKQNGDTFYAKMLDKEHAVINWDDSAENIHNFIRGLNPWPIAYTSYNDQKMKIYETEVTDEKSSAESGTILDVSKKGIKVMCKDSILLIKRIQFPNGKPLEVKQYINGHSIEKNILLK, from the coding sequence ATGAAGATAGTTTTTATGGGAACTGCTGATTTTGCAGTACCTACACTTGCAGCGCTTATAGAGAAACATGATGTTTTGGCAGTAATTACTCAACCAGATAAAAGAAAAGGAAGAGGAAAGAAAATATCATTTTCACCTGTAAAAGAAGAAGCATTAAAGCATTCTTCAATTCCAGTATATCAGCCTGTTAAAATTAGAGAAGATAAAGAACTTATAGAAAATCTAAAAAAAATGAATCCAGATTTTATTGTAGTAGTTGCATATGGACAGATTCTAACAAAAGAGATCTTAGATATACCAAAGTATGTTTCAATAAATCTTCATGGATCTCATCTTCCTATGTATAGGGGGGCAGCTCCTATAAATTGGGCTATTATAAAAGGAGAAAAAGTCACTGGAAATACCACAATGGTTATGGATGAAGGAATTGATACAGGTGATATGCTTCTTAAAGATGAAGTGATAATTGATGAGAATATGACAGCAGGAGAACTTACTGATGTTTTAAAAGAGAAAGGTTCATCACTTCTTATTGATACAATAGAAAAATATTCACAAGGGAATCTCACTCCAGTAAAACAAAATGGTGATACATTTTATGCTAAAATGCTTGATAAAGAGCATGCTGTTATAAACTGGGATGATAGTGCAGAAAATATTCATAATTTTATAAGAGGATTAAATCCATGGCCAATTGCGTATACTTCATATAACGATCAGAAAATGAAAATATATGAAACTGAAGTAACAGATGAAAAATCTTCAGCCGAATCTGGAACTATTTTGGACGTTTCCAAAAAAGGTATAAAAGTTATGTGCAAAGATAGTATACTACTTATAAAAAGAATACAGTTCCCAAATGGGAAACCGCTTGAAGTAAAACAGTATATTAATGGACATAGTATAGAAAAAAATATATTACTAAAATAG
- the rpe gene encoding ribulose-phosphate 3-epimerase has product MVMIAPSILSADFSKLGDEIKKIDKAGAEYIHIDVMDGMFVPNISLGFPIIKSIRNKTDKVFDVHLMIEKPDRYIDEFVKCGADVITVHYEADRHIDRTIEYIKEKGIKAAVALNPATPVSVLENIIQKLDMVLIMSVNPGFGGQKFINYSLDKIKKIREMSKNSNKDLLIEVDGGVTKDNADMIIKAGANVLVAGSAVFNDGNIEENIRLLRGEN; this is encoded by the coding sequence ATGGTAATGATAGCACCATCAATTTTATCAGCAGATTTTTCAAAATTAGGTGATGAAATAAAAAAAATAGATAAAGCGGGGGCTGAATATATACATATAGATGTAATGGACGGAATGTTTGTACCAAATATATCTTTAGGATTCCCTATAATAAAATCAATAAGAAATAAGACAGATAAGGTATTTGATGTACATCTTATGATAGAAAAACCAGATAGATATATAGATGAGTTTGTAAAATGCGGAGCAGATGTAATAACAGTTCATTATGAAGCAGATAGACATATAGATAGAACAATTGAGTACATAAAAGAAAAAGGAATAAAGGCTGCTGTAGCTTTAAATCCAGCAACACCTGTAAGTGTTTTGGAGAATATTATTCAAAAGCTTGATATGGTACTTATAATGTCTGTAAATCCAGGATTTGGAGGACAGAAATTTATAAATTATTCACTTGATAAGATAAAAAAGATAAGAGAGATGAGCAAAAATTCAAATAAAGATCTTCTAATTGAAGTTGATGGAGGAGTAACAAAAGATAATGCAGATATGATAATAAAAGCAGGTGCTAATGTGTTAGTTGCTGGTTCTGCAGTATTTAATGATGGAAATATAGAGGAAAACATAAGATTACTTAGAGGTGAAAATTAG